A window of the Butyricimonas faecalis genome harbors these coding sequences:
- a CDS encoding FecR family protein codes for MKESIEYIDWEIISKSFREELTGEEREKLERWLVASEKHRFFYERARVGGETNPAEGVDRQVLQVRKKELMRKASKMNEKKIYRKPLRFMWYAAAIVLPLVAAIGMWLSMRGEKGEVVVAERVQPGSGRVILELNDGRTYFLDSIRSVETGVEGSFAKAESKSLVYEKQESEELVYNKMIVPRAGEYALTLSDGTRVWLNSETEIRYPVAFGKDRRTVFLSGEAYFEVEKDENKPFYVVLDDVEVKVYGTSFNVNSHYRGRVQTTLVEGKVGIRVNSTGKERILLPNQMAEYDVKKREIEVKDVETYYYTAWRKGEFVFQDETIEEIMDRLCRWYGMEVFYENEHVKEKHFSGIITRFSNVTDILHLIEETATVKFDVKENIITVSDLK; via the coding sequence ATGAAAGAATCAATTGAATATATAGATTGGGAGATTATCTCGAAGAGTTTTCGGGAAGAGTTAACCGGGGAAGAGCGGGAAAAATTGGAGAGATGGTTGGTCGCGTCTGAAAAGCATCGTTTTTTTTATGAACGGGCAAGAGTGGGAGGCGAGACGAATCCGGCGGAAGGGGTGGATCGACAGGTGTTGCAGGTTCGAAAGAAAGAACTGATGCGTAAGGCATCGAAAATGAACGAAAAGAAAATTTACCGGAAACCGTTGCGGTTTATGTGGTATGCGGCAGCAATTGTGTTACCGTTGGTTGCCGCTATTGGCATGTGGTTGAGTATGAGAGGGGAGAAAGGTGAAGTGGTGGTAGCCGAGAGAGTACAACCCGGTAGCGGACGTGTTATTTTGGAATTGAATGACGGACGGACTTATTTCCTAGATTCGATCCGGAGTGTGGAGACGGGCGTTGAAGGAAGTTTTGCGAAGGCGGAAAGTAAGTCCTTGGTTTATGAGAAGCAGGAATCCGAAGAGTTGGTATATAATAAAATGATTGTTCCTCGTGCGGGGGAATATGCGTTGACATTGTCGGATGGGACACGGGTGTGGTTGAATTCAGAGACGGAGATTCGTTATCCGGTAGCATTTGGAAAAGATCGGCGAACGGTGTTTTTATCTGGAGAGGCTTATTTTGAGGTGGAAAAAGATGAGAATAAACCATTTTATGTCGTGTTGGATGATGTGGAAGTAAAAGTGTACGGAACTTCTTTTAACGTGAATTCACATTATCGGGGACGAGTTCAAACTACGTTGGTAGAAGGAAAAGTCGGTATTCGAGTGAATTCCACGGGAAAGGAACGAATATTGTTGCCGAATCAAATGGCTGAATATGACGTGAAAAAGAGAGAGATCGAGGTGAAAGATGTGGAAACATATTATTACACGGCTTGGAGAAAGGGAGAATTTGTATTTCAAGATGAAACCATCGAGGAGATTATGGATCGTTTGTGTCGTTGGTATGGTATGGAGGTGTTTTATGAAAATGAGCATGTGAAGGAGAAACATTTCTCGGGAATCATTACCCGTTTTTCTAATGTGACGGATATACTTCATTTGATAGAGGAGACGGCTACTGTAAAGTTTGACGTAAAAGAAAATATAATCACGGTAAGTGATTTAAAATAA
- a CDS encoding RNA polymerase sigma factor: MESDYILVGLKHRDEVALSTLFDMYYEKLYLFAEKYIYDSDRAHDIVQDVFLKIWENAERLELKSSIQHYLFTSVRNGCLNYLKSLQIEDRNNRKYVEAYIESQNVDMVEDEDLLAKIRQVLDELPDRCREVCLLRFVEGYKYNEIAVALKMNENTVKVQLHRGMERLRQAFSTYDYIVLLGILGRLFVER, encoded by the coding sequence ATGGAAAGTGATTATATACTTGTGGGATTAAAGCATCGGGATGAGGTGGCTTTGTCAACTCTTTTTGATATGTATTACGAGAAGTTATATCTTTTCGCTGAAAAATATATTTATGATTCTGATAGGGCACATGACATTGTGCAGGATGTTTTCTTGAAAATATGGGAGAATGCTGAACGTTTGGAATTGAAGTCTTCTATCCAACACTATCTTTTTACTTCCGTGCGTAACGGTTGTTTGAATTATTTGAAAAGCTTACAAATAGAGGATCGTAATAACCGCAAATATGTTGAGGCTTACATTGAGTCTCAAAATGTTGATATGGTAGAAGATGAAGATTTGCTTGCCAAAATCCGACAAGTGCTGGATGAGTTACCGGATCGATGTCGAGAGGTGTGTTTATTGCGTTTTGTGGAGGGGTATAAATATAATGAGATTGCCGTTGCCTTGAAGATGAACGAGAATACCGTGAAAGTACAGTTACATCGTGGAATGGAACGGTTGAGACAGGCTTTTTCTACTTATGATTATATCGTATTGCTTGGTATTTTAGGTCGATTATTCGTGGAACGTTGA